One window of Nicotiana tomentosiformis chromosome 11, ASM39032v3, whole genome shotgun sequence genomic DNA carries:
- the LOC104114468 gene encoding GTPase LSG1-2, with amino-acid sequence MGKGEKSTLGRALVRHHNQMIQQSKEKGRFYRNQHKKVLESVTEVTDIQAVIEQTDEAHRVFSDLNPPVKLLVNLDGDSSMGDLTPEERKEQQKKEEVLHASSLRVPRRPPWNTRMSVEELDANENQAFLAWRRNLARLEENEKLVLTPFEKNLDIWRQLWRVVERSDLLVMVVDARDPLFYRCPDLEAYALEVDQHKRTMLLVNKADLLPISIRKKWAEYFHKQGILFLFWSAKAASAAMEGKIPTISQEAGDADTKIVGREELLVRLQSAAEEIVLTRNRSASVGGGPSHAHRANENLAADVQSRSVMVGFVGYPNVGKSSTINALVGEKRAGVTSTPGKTKHFQTLVISPKLALCDCPGLVFPSFTSSRYEMIACGVLPIDRMTEHREAVQVVANRVPRKIIEDVYNISLPKPKPYESQSRPPTAAELLRTYCASRGYVAASGLPDETRAARQMLKDYVDGKLPHFETPPGVSEDEGSAEDEDVSEDDDGPRMSASDSSGDDEDENAPSLEHVLSDLSTFDMANGLASNEAASKKKPSIKPHKQHKKSQRKKDRSWRVQNGDADGMPVVRVFQKPANTGPVSIR; translated from the exons ATGGGGAAAGGAGAGAAAAGTACGTTAGGGAGGGCACTGGTGAGGCACCATAACCAAATGATTCAGCAGTCGAAAGAGAAGGGACGATTCTACAGGAACCAACACAAGAAGGTTCTGGAATCCGTCACTGAAGTCACTGATATTCAGGCCGTCATAGAACAGACAGATGAAGCTCACCGCGTCTTCTCTGACCTTAATCCTCCCGTTAAACTCCTCGTCAATCT GGATGGTGATTCTAGCATGGGTGATCTGACACctgaagaaagaaaagagcagcAGAAGAAGGAGGAGGTCTTGCATGCTAGCAGTCTTCGTGTTCCACGCAG GCCACCATGGAATACTAGAATGTCAGTAGAAGAGCTTGATGCCAATGAAAATCAAGCTTTTCTAGCTTGGCGCCGCAATCTTGCAAG GCTTGAAGAGAACGAGAAACTGGTTCTCACCCCTTTTGAAAAGAACCTGGATATCTGGAGACAGCTTTGGAGAGTTGTCGAGCGTAGTGATCTG CTTGTAATGGTTGTTGATGCACGAGACCCACTTTTTTATCGGTGTCCTGATCTTGAG GCTTATGCACTAGAAGTAGACCAACACAAAAGAACAATGCTTCTTGTTAACAAAGCAGATCTTTTACCCATTTCTATCAG AAAGAAATGGGCTGAATACTTCCACAAGCAAGGGATTCTTTTTCTATTCTGGTCAGCTAAAGCTGCCTCTGCGGCTATGGAAGGGAAGATACCAACGATCTCTCAAGAGGCAGGTGATGCTGATACAAAAATTGTTGGCAGAGAAGAGCTATTGGTCCGGTTACAGTCTGCAGCGGAGGAGATAGTTTTGACTAGGAATAGGTCAGCTTCTGTTGGAGGAGGCCCGTCTCATGCTCATCGTGCTAATGAAAACTTAGCAGCAGATGTTCAATCTAGAAGTGTGATGGTGGGGTTTGTGGGGTATCCTAATGTTGGAAAAAGCTCAACCATTAATGCTTTGGTAGGGGAAAAACGGGCTGGTGTGACATCTACTCCCGGGAAGACAAAGCATTTTCAAACACTCGTGATATCTCCTAAACTTGCTCTATGTGATTGCCCTGGTTTGGTGTTTCCATCATTCACAAGTTCGAGATATGAGATGATTGCATGTGGTGTTTTGCCAATTGATCGGATGACTGAGCATAGAGAGGCTGTACAGGTGGTGGCAAATCGAGTCCCTAGAAAAATTATTGAGGATGTCTACAACATATCTCTGCCGAAACCAAAGCCGTACGAGTCACAGTCTCGTCCACCTACTGCAGCAGAACTTTTGCGAACATACTGTGCATCTCGTGGTTATGTTGCTGCAAGTGGATTGCCTGATGAAACAAGAGCAGCACGTCAGATGTTGAAAGATTATGTTGATGGGAAGCTTCCACATTTTGAAACGCCTCCAGGGGTATCGGAGGATGAAGGTAGTGCAGAAGATGAAGATGTTTCAGAGGATGATGATGGACCTAGAATGTCTGCTTCTGATTCCTCTGGTGATGATGAAGACGAAAATGCACCGAGTCTAGAGCATGTGCTGAGTGATTTGAGTACATTTGATATGGCCAATGGACTTGCTTCTAACGAGGCAGCTAGTAAAAAGAAGCCCTCAATTAAACCCCATAAACAACACAAGAAATCACAAAGAAAAAAAGACCGGTCGTGGAGGGTCCAGAACGGTGATGCTGATGGGATGCCAGTAGTAAGAGTCTTCCAGAAACCAGCAAACACTGGACCTGTGAGCATCCGATAG
- the LOC104087992 gene encoding J domain-containing protein spf31-like has product MGDNSATTTAPSPAKTAAVEDALLKQFFAEVSEVERDNEVNRILSCFKLNPFDYLNLPFDSSIDEVKKQYRKLSLLVHPDKCKHPQAKEAFGALAKAQQLLLDPQERDYILNQVNAAKEELRAKRKKQLKKDTASKLKSLVTEGKFDQEHEQSEEFQHQLKLKVKEILTEQEWRRRKMAMRISEEEGRLKKDEEETKEMWKRKREHEEQWEGTREKRVSSWRDFMKGGKKVKKGEIRPPKLKTEDPNKSYVQRPVKRG; this is encoded by the exons ATGGGAGACAACAGCGCTACGACCACCGCACCTTCGCCGGCGAAAACCGCCGCGGTGGAAGATGCTCTTCTCAAGCAATTCTTCGCTGAGGTCAGTGAAGTTGAACGCGATAACGAAGTTAACAG GATCCTTTCATGCTTCAAGTTGAATCCGTTTGACTACCTTAACCTGCCATTTGATTCATCCATTGATGAAGTCAAAAAGCAATATCGTAAG TTATCTTTGCTTGTTCATCCTGACAAGTGCAAGCATCCACAAGCAAAGGAGGCATTTGGCG CTTTAGCAAAAGCCCAGCAGTTATTACTCGATCCCCAGGAGAGGGATTATATTCTGAACCAGGTTAATGCAGCAAAAG AAGAGCTGAGAGCAAAGCGGAAGAAGCAGCTTAAGAAAGATACTGCTAGCAAACTGAAATCATTAGTGACTGAG GGAAAATTCGACCAAGAACATGAGCAATCAGAAGAATTCCAGCATCAGCTGAAGTTGAAGGTTAAAGAAATATTGACAGAACAAGAATGGAGGAGAAGAAAAATGGCAATGAGG ATATCTGAAGAGGAAGGTCGCTTGAAGAAAGAtgaggaagaaacaaaagaaatgtGGAAAAGGAAGCGCGAGCACGAGGAGCAGTGGGAAGGAACTAGAGAAAAGAGG GTGTCCAGTTGGAGAGATTTCATGAAGGGAGGAAAGAAG GTTAAGAAAGGAGAAATTCGGCCTCCGAAGTTGAAAACAGAAGATCCCAATAAATCTTATGTTCAAAGACCTGTGAAACGAGGGTAA
- the LOC104114466 gene encoding uncharacterized protein, with the protein MKRYFPQLPKSSLASHNQSNQEENANQSEVALHSSQMTSYQVKHKYTFLLTSSIDVVRLLINQGITFGGHDESESSLDNDERAKAMGYLRTCQTFKVAFMLHLMRDVLEITDELSKSLQKKEHDIANAMLFLEKAKTMLQKLRDNGWESLIDKVSAFCTMYDILIPNFDEPYVDSGRSRCRPAYCNVLHHYRVKVLYKIVDWQLQELKGRFDKMTIDLLHGVSCLNPINSFSSFDIRKIMRMAELYPDDFHEYNMNALENQLATYIIDVRDIDQRFSNLSGLSDLSRKLVQTKKHLNYSLVFLLVKLGLLLPVVTASIERDFSAMRFIKNGMLDRSNDELFSGCFVPYVEREVFNTISNDVIIKTIKEIKSRRVEL; encoded by the exons ATGAAGAGGTATTTTCCCCAACTACCAAAATCAAGTTTGGCATCTCATAATCAATCTAACCAGGAGGAAAATGCCAATCAATCAGAAGTAGCGTTGCATTCTTCTCAGATGACTTCTTATCAAGTTAAGCATAAGTATACGTTTCTCTTAACTTCTTCAATTGATGTAGTAAGACTTCTTATAAATCAAGGAATCACATTTGGGGGTCATGATGAATCTGAATCATCACTTGACAATG ATGAAAGAGCAAAGGCAATGGGATATCTCAGAACTTGTCAAACGTTTAAGGTCGCTTTTATGCTGCATTTGATGAGAGATGTTTTAGAAATCACAGATGAACTAAGTAAATCTTTACAGAAGAAGGAGCATGACATTGCTAATGCCATGCTATTCCTTGAAAAAGCAAAGACAATGTTGCAAAAGTTAAGGGATAATGGATGGGAGTCGCTTATTGATAAGGTATCTGCATTTTGTACCATGTATGATATTTTGATACCTAATTTTGATGAGCCATATGTTGACTCTGGAAGATCGCGGTGTAGACCTGCTTATTGTAATGTCTTACATCATTATCGTGTTAAGGTGCTTTATAAAATTGTTGATTGGcaacttcaagaactcaaaggtcGGTTTGATAAGATGACAATTGATTTGCTTCATGGAGTGTCTTGTTTGAATCCAATTAACTCATTTTCTAGTTTTGACATCAGGAAGATAATGAGAATGGCTGAATTATATCCCGATGACTTTCATGAGTATAATATGAATGCTCTTGAAAATCAACTTGCAACTTATATTATTGATGTTCGTGATATTGATCAAAGGTTTTCCAATCTAAGTGGACTTTCCGACCTTTCAAGGAAATTAGTTCAGACAAAGAAACATTTAAATTACTCTCTTGTATTCCTCTTAGTGAAGCTTGGTTTGCTCCTACCAGTTGTcactgcatccattgaaagagaTTTTTCGGCAATGAGGTTTATCAAGAATGGCATGCTGGACCGATCCAATGATGAACTTTTTAGCGGTTGCTTTGTGCCTTACGTAGAAAGAGAAGTATTTAATACTATTTCTAACGATGTTATTATAAAAACAATTAAAGAGATAAAATCTCGTCGAGTAGAGTTGTAA
- the LOC104114469 gene encoding uncharacterized protein translates to MWYSGVLKGKNGVGILEDRDLRESVVEVRRVNDRLIFIKLVVGECTLNVVSAYAPQAGLNEEVKRRFWEGLDEIVHNIPPAERLFIGGEFNGHIGSSAGGYSEVHGSFGFRDRNRGGTSLLDFAKAFELVIANSSFSKREEHLVTFQSTVAKTQIDYLLLRRCDRRLCKDCKVIPGETLATHHRLLVMDVGIMIRRKKKVCMRTSEDQVGYLD, encoded by the coding sequence ATGTGGTACTCTGGAGTCCTAAagggtaagaatggagtgggtaTTTTGGAAGATAGGGATCTTAGAGAGTCTGTGGTAGAAGTTAGGCGGGTGAATGATAGACTAATATTTATTAAGCTGGTGGTTGGTGAGTGTACCCTAAATGTCGTTAGTGCATACGCGCCGCAAGCAGGCTTGAATGAGGAGGTTAAAAGGCGCTTCTGGGAGGGGTTGGATGAGATTGTGCATAATATTCCGCCTGCCGAGAGGTTATTTATAGGAGGGGAattcaatgggcatattgggtcaTCTGCAGGTGGCTATAGTGAGGTGCATGGCAGCTTCGGTTTTAGGGATCGGAACAGAGGAGGTACCTCACTGCTGGATTTCGCTAAGGCATTTGAACTGGTGATTGCGAACTCGAGTTTTTCGAAGAGGGAGGAGCATTTGGTTACTTTCCAAAGTACGGTGGCGAAGAcgcagattgactatctcctcctcagaaGATGTGACAGAAGgctgtgcaaggattgcaaggttatCCCGGGTGAGACCCTTGCGACACATCATAGGCTCTTGGTAATGGATGTCGGTATTATGATAAGGAGGAAGAAAAAGGTCTGTATGAGGACGTCCGAGGATCAGGTGGGATACCTTGACTAA